A region from the Rufibacter sp. DG15C genome encodes:
- the hemH gene encoding ferrochelatase — protein MKSGASSGKTGVLLVNLGTPDTPSVPHVRKYLREFLLDKRVLDIAAPSRFMLVNGVIAPFRAPKSAKIYAELWTERGSPLLFHGLDLQKLVQEKLGKNYHVAFGMRYQSPSIAAALQELKDKVVDRIVVLPLFPQYASASTGSVQEKVMELVSKWEVIPDIKFISTFCNHPGFIQAFTEIASAHMAQRDYDHVVFSYHGLPERQILKGSTKGYCKLGACCNTYHSHNRYCYRAQCFETSRQLAAALNIPEDKYTVSFQSRLGKDPWLQPYTDFILKDLAAAGVKNVLAFSPAFVADCLETTIEVGKEFKEEFEAAGGEHWQLVESLNTHPTWVQAVVDMVTEA, from the coding sequence ATGAAAAGTGGAGCCTCCTCTGGTAAGACAGGGGTTTTATTAGTCAATCTGGGCACGCCAGACACGCCAAGTGTACCGCACGTGCGTAAATACCTGCGCGAGTTCCTGTTAGACAAGCGCGTGCTGGACATTGCCGCCCCAAGCCGGTTCATGCTGGTAAATGGCGTCATTGCGCCGTTCAGGGCACCCAAGTCTGCTAAAATTTACGCCGAGCTTTGGACCGAGCGCGGCTCTCCCTTGCTATTCCATGGTTTGGACTTGCAGAAGCTGGTGCAGGAGAAACTGGGCAAGAACTACCACGTGGCCTTTGGCATGCGCTACCAGAGCCCTAGCATTGCGGCGGCCTTGCAGGAATTGAAAGACAAAGTGGTGGACCGCATTGTGGTGTTGCCCCTGTTTCCGCAGTACGCCTCTGCCAGCACAGGCTCTGTACAGGAAAAGGTGATGGAACTGGTGAGCAAATGGGAGGTTATTCCAGACATCAAGTTCATTAGTACGTTCTGCAACCATCCGGGCTTTATTCAGGCGTTCACCGAGATTGCCAGCGCCCACATGGCCCAACGCGACTATGACCACGTGGTGTTCAGTTACCACGGTCTGCCCGAGCGCCAGATCTTGAAAGGCAGCACCAAAGGTTATTGCAAGCTGGGCGCCTGCTGCAACACCTATCATTCACATAACCGCTACTGCTACCGGGCGCAGTGTTTTGAGACGTCCAGACAACTGGCGGCGGCTTTGAACATTCCAGAGGACAAGTACACCGTTTCGTTCCAGTCACGACTAGGCAAAGATCCGTGGTTGCAACCCTACACCGACTTTATCCTGAAAGACCTGGCCGCAGCTGGCGTGAAAAACGTACTGGCCTTCAGCCCCGCCTTTGTAGCCGACTGCCTGGAAACCACCATTGAAGTGGGCAAGGAGTTCAAAGAAGAGTTTGAAGCCGCCGGCGGCGAACACTGGCAACTGGTAGAAAGCCTCAACACGCATCCTACTTGGGTACAGGCTGTGGTGGACATGGTCACCGAGGCATAA